In one Acetobacteroides hydrogenigenes genomic region, the following are encoded:
- a CDS encoding DUF3667 domain-containing protein, producing the protein MNFRLFKHKKVKKKESQQPNLPPYTHCRNCGHELHGQYCSVCGQKAFVTNQAFKQSIMTYLDTNYAFDSKLGHTLRYLIIRPGYLAREFMNGRIARHVHPFKLYFFSSILLFGVLTPLSWSVNKSNDIINDKPIIDTTQNTFKKVKVNIAESELKQDTTIKIGTGNLSIKPDSVKTSNNKQEATIELDSAAINEFKNYTPKSGWEKILFRNLTSVSKKELTQKAISYSSFAVLFLMPIFALLLMLVYRHKERYYLGHLILSVHLHVVLFLALSLSLIWGMIFPNSASPNFWIFLAMMVYLTISIAKFYEQRIAKALLKALLLLSIYSFITLLAVGAIGALVFLN; encoded by the coding sequence ATGAACTTTCGTTTATTCAAACATAAAAAGGTTAAAAAGAAGGAGTCCCAACAACCGAACCTACCCCCCTACACTCACTGCAGAAACTGCGGGCATGAGCTTCACGGACAGTATTGTTCGGTGTGCGGCCAAAAGGCCTTTGTAACCAACCAGGCCTTCAAGCAGTCGATAATGACCTATCTAGACACCAACTACGCCTTCGATAGCAAGTTGGGCCATACCCTTCGTTACCTCATCATTCGCCCAGGCTACCTCGCCCGCGAGTTCATGAACGGTCGCATAGCCCGGCATGTGCATCCGTTTAAGCTTTACTTCTTTTCGAGCATTCTGCTCTTTGGGGTGTTAACCCCGCTTTCGTGGAGCGTTAACAAGAGTAACGACATAATCAACGATAAACCCATAATCGACACCACACAAAACACCTTCAAAAAGGTAAAGGTTAACATAGCAGAGTCCGAATTGAAACAAGATACCACCATCAAAATAGGTACTGGCAACCTAAGCATTAAGCCGGATTCCGTCAAAACGTCGAACAACAAGCAGGAGGCTACGATCGAATTAGATAGCGCGGCCATAAACGAATTCAAGAATTATACACCCAAATCGGGATGGGAAAAGATACTATTTAGGAACCTAACGAGCGTATCCAAAAAGGAGCTTACCCAAAAGGCCATCAGCTACAGCTCGTTTGCCGTACTCTTCCTGATGCCTATCTTTGCCCTACTGCTGATGCTCGTCTACCGGCACAAGGAGCGCTACTACCTTGGCCACCTAATACTTTCGGTTCACCTGCATGTGGTGCTCTTCTTGGCACTTTCGCTATCGTTGATTTGGGGAATGATCTTCCCCAATAGTGCATCTCCCAACTTTTGGATCTTTCTGGCCATGATGGTGTACCTAACGATCAGTATCGCCAAATTTTACGAGCAACGCATAGCAAAGGCTCTTCTAAAAGCGCTGCTTCTGCTATCCATCTACTCGTTTATTACCCTATTGGCGGTAGGGGCCATAGGAGCGCTGGTATTTCTAAACTAG
- the bioD gene encoding dethiobiotin synthase: MSKVFFITGIDTDAGKSMATGMLAKYLLAKGVNVITQKLIQTGCVGVSEDIITHRKLMGMELQPVDTDYTTCPIVFTYPCSPHLAAEIDRREINLDLSRQSTQKLKEAYDVVLLEGAGGIMVPITRSYYTVDYVKDEQLPVILVTSSKLGSINHTLLSLEALFSRGIEVAGIIYNKYPAGSAEITADSIRVIADFIHQHGKNIPLAEMGEVKDGEVFDFSGLRFEI, translated from the coding sequence ATGTCTAAAGTCTTTTTCATAACCGGAATAGATACCGATGCCGGCAAGAGCATGGCAACGGGAATGCTGGCAAAGTACCTGCTGGCAAAGGGGGTTAACGTAATCACCCAAAAGCTGATCCAAACAGGGTGTGTGGGCGTATCGGAGGATATCATTACCCACCGTAAGCTGATGGGGATGGAGCTACAGCCCGTGGATACCGACTATACCACCTGCCCGATAGTGTTTACCTACCCCTGCTCGCCACATCTCGCTGCCGAGATCGATAGGCGCGAGATCAACCTCGATCTTTCACGCCAATCAACCCAAAAGCTGAAGGAAGCCTACGATGTGGTACTGCTTGAAGGGGCCGGAGGTATAATGGTGCCCATCACCCGCAGCTACTACACCGTCGACTACGTGAAGGACGAGCAGCTGCCCGTAATTCTTGTTACCTCGTCGAAGCTGGGGAGCATTAACCATACGCTGCTGAGCCTTGAGGCGCTCTTTAGCCGCGGCATCGAGGTGGCGGGTATAATCTACAACAAGTACCCTGCCGGAAGTGCCGAGATTACCGCCGATTCCATCAGGGTTATCGCCGACTTCATCCACCAGCATGGAAAGAACATTCCCCTTGCCGAGATGGGCGAGGTGAAGGATGGTGAGGTGTTTGATTTTTCGGGATTGAGATTTGAGATTTGA
- a CDS encoding DUF3667 domain-containing protein, which translates to MILRYLRYKLIRIKRHQRRYVRSMPPYAHCKNCGHELHGQYCSVCGQHAFIANQPFKDSVLSYLDTNYAVDKQLGHTMRDLLLRPGYLAREYMNGRIARHVHPFKLYFFASILLFGILVPLTQDFDQEAKVLNNKPLVDTLQQKKSEQQHQTAALPPDSAARTSKNEILKGKQEVKADEREKESDVIIFENENDSSMSTLERHAKKNLTGVSRKELLQRFLRYLSFSVLFLMPVFALLLMLVYRSKERFYIGHLILSVHQHVVLYFAISLSLVWEMLISAKHTIGTLLFWATVIYFVLSLANFYREKIVKSVLKAFLLLFLYLIICSIAIFAVAMLVILI; encoded by the coding sequence ATGATTCTGCGCTACCTACGATATAAGCTGATACGGATAAAGCGCCATCAACGGCGCTACGTTAGGTCGATGCCCCCCTACGCGCACTGCAAGAACTGCGGTCACGAGCTGCACGGGCAGTACTGCTCGGTGTGCGGGCAGCATGCCTTTATTGCCAACCAGCCGTTTAAGGACTCCGTCCTCTCGTACCTCGACACCAACTACGCCGTCGACAAGCAGCTGGGCCATACGATGCGCGACCTGCTCCTTAGGCCGGGATACCTTGCCCGCGAGTACATGAACGGACGCATAGCCCGCCACGTACACCCCTTTAAGCTCTACTTCTTTGCCAGTATCCTCCTGTTCGGTATTTTGGTTCCGCTTACGCAGGACTTCGATCAGGAGGCAAAGGTTCTAAATAACAAGCCGCTGGTTGATACCCTCCAGCAGAAGAAATCCGAGCAGCAACACCAAACGGCAGCATTACCCCCCGATAGCGCCGCACGTACCTCCAAGAATGAAATCCTTAAAGGGAAACAGGAGGTGAAGGCAGACGAAAGGGAGAAGGAGAGCGACGTTATCATCTTCGAAAACGAGAACGACAGCTCGATGAGCACGCTGGAACGACATGCCAAGAAGAACCTCACGGGCGTTTCGCGCAAGGAACTTTTACAAAGATTTTTACGCTACCTATCGTTTTCGGTGCTCTTCCTGATGCCCGTTTTCGCCCTTCTGCTGATGCTGGTTTACCGGAGCAAAGAGCGCTTCTACATCGGGCACCTTATCCTGTCGGTGCATCAGCATGTGGTGCTCTACTTTGCCATTTCGCTCTCTCTTGTTTGGGAGATGCTTATCTCGGCCAAGCACACCATAGGCACCCTTCTATTCTGGGCAACCGTTATCTACTTCGTGCTAAGCCTCGCCAACTTCTACCGCGAGAAGATCGTAAAGTCGGTACTTAAGGCATTTCTGCTGCTCTTCCTTTACCTCATCATCTGCTCCATTGCCATTTTTGCCGTGGCGATGCTGGTGATTTTGATTTAG